A single region of the Mus caroli chromosome 16, CAROLI_EIJ_v1.1, whole genome shotgun sequence genome encodes:
- the LOC110311183 gene encoding kininogen-1 isoform X3, protein MKLITTLLLCSGLLLSLTQGEDAQEIDCNDETVFQAVDFALKQFNPGVKSGNQYMLHRVMEGTKTDGSPTFYSFKYLIKEGNCSAQSGLAWQDCDFKDAEEAATGECTATVEKRENEFFIVTQTCKITPGKGPILKDNFPCIGCVHAISTDSPDLEPVLKHSIEHFNNNTDHSHLFTLRKVKSAHRQVVAGLNFDITYTVVQTNCSKERFPSLRGDCVALPNGDDGECRGNLFVDINNKIANFSQSCTFYSEHLLEPLSKKCAGCPKDIPVDSPELKEALGHSIAQLNAENSHTFYFKIDTVKKATSQVVAGTNYVIEFIARETKCSKESNTELTEDCEIKHLGQSLNCNANVYMRPWENKVVPTVKCQALDMTTLIRRRPPGFSPFRTARVQETNAGTTRLLNACEYKGRLSKAGAEPAPERQAESSQVKQLPQQ, encoded by the exons ATGAAGCTCATTACTACACTGCTCCTCTGCTCCGGACTCCTGCTGAGTTTAACTCAAGGAGAAGATGCACAGGAAATTGACTGCAATGATGAGACTGTATTTCAGGCTGTGGATTTCGCTCTGAAGCAGTTTAACCCTGGGGTAAAAAGTGGCAACCAGTATATGTTGCACCGAGTGATGGAGGGCACTAAAACG GATGGCTCTCCAACCTTTTATTCCTTCAAGTATCTAATCAAGGAGGGCAACTGCTCTGCTCAAAGTGGCCTCGCCTGGCAGGACTGTGACTTCAAGGACGCCGAGGAAGCC gCCACTGGAGAATGCACAGCAActgtggagaagagagaaaatgagtttTTCATAGTCACCCAGACCTGCAAGATTACTCCAG GTAAGGGCCCCATACTGAAAGACAATTTCCCCTGTATTGGTTGTGTGCACGCCATATCGACAGATAGTCCAGACCTGGAGCCTGTTCTGAAACACTCCATCGAACATTTCAACAACAACACAGATCACAGCCACCTCTTTACtctcagaaaagtaaaaagtGCCCACAGACAG GTGGTGGCTGGCCTGAATTTTGACATTACCTACACAGTTGTGCAAACAAATTGTTCAAAGGAGCGTTTTCCTTCCCTCCGTGGAGACTGCGTGGCCCTTCCCAATGGT GATGATGGTGAATGTAGAGGAAATCTCTTCGTGGATATTAATAACAAAATTGCCAACTTCTCGCAGAGCTGTACCTTTTATTCAG AACACTTGTTAGAACCACTTTCCAAGAAATGTGCTGGCTGCCCCAAGGACATACCTGTAGACAGTCCGGAGCTAAAGGAGGCACTTGGTCATTCCATTGCACAGCTTAATGCAGAGAATAGTCATACTTTCTATTTCAAGATTGACACCGTGAAAAAAGCAACATCACAG GTGGTAGCAGGAACTAATTACGTTATTGAGTTCATAGCCAGAGAAACCAAATGTTCCAAGGAAAGTAACACAGAGCTGACAGAAGATTGTGAGATCAAGCACCTTGGA CAAAGTCTCAACTGCAATGCTAACGTGTACATGAGACCATGGGAGAACAAAGTCGTCCCGACTGTGAAATGCCAAGCATTAGATATG ACTACTCTGATTCGAAGGAGGCCTCCAGGCTTTTCTCCTTTCCGGACAGCCAGAGTACAAGAAACAAATGCAGGAACAACT